Proteins from a single region of Apium graveolens cultivar Ventura chromosome 7, ASM990537v1, whole genome shotgun sequence:
- the LOC141671136 gene encoding terpene synthase 10-like isoform X2, whose translation MALASSSQILCCNFGRYIPVNPTQKKGFKTVIRSFPCRTRVSVSQEPIVRRSGDYKPCIWDYNFLQSLKSDYAGEGSHARASELKQDVDMIFKNVADPLAQLELIDHLQRLGLGHHFEGEIEQTLERIYNSDLAKNNDLQEKNLQTTALKFRLLREHGYHTSSEVFKCFMENGKLKECLGEDVKGILNLYEASYYSIEGESLMEEAYRFTSKILTECAKSIDDSDLAMQVTHALELPLQWRIPRFEARWYMDIYGRSSAMMPAVLKFAQFDFNIVQGLNQEELKDVSRWWNKTGLGHKLDFIRDRLATSFLWAVGISRRPEHRYFRIQMAKVIQLITTLDDVYDVFATLDELEVFTSVIERWDINSMTELPHYMKICFMTLYNLVNEIAYDILMEQNIDVLPQLRKSARWFHGGYKPTFDEFLSNGLVSITGPIIAIQTYIFTSNPIRKEDMEFIEGLPDVLRLASEIFRLSDDFGTSSNELKRGDVPKSIQCYMMDTGVSEEVAREHMINLMKKKWAAVMKHRLADGIPLDWSFVEILLNLVRTAHCMYNGGDDGHGVEDGLTKDRISLLFKEPIPCMQETLIGNDR comes from the exons ATGGCTCTTGCATCCTCTTCTCAGATTCTGTGTTGCAACTTTGGGAGATATATCCCAGTAAACCCTACACAAAAAAAGGGCTTCAAGACTGTTATCAGATCATTCCCTTGCAGAACAAGGGTTTCTGTGTCCCAAGAGCCTATAGTTCGGCGATCAGGAGATTACAAACCTTGCATTTGGGACTACAATTTTCTTCAGTCTTTGAAAAGTGACTATGCG GGGGAAGGATCCCATGCACGAGCTTCAGAATTAAAACaagatgtggacatgatatttaAAAATGTAGCTGATCCATTAGCTCAACTGGAGCTAATTGATCACTTGCAAAGACTGGGATTAGGTCATCATTTCGAAGGAGAAATAGAACAAACCTTGGAAAGAATATATAATAGTGATCTTGCAAAGAACAATGACTTGCAGGAAAAGAATTTGCAAACTACTGCTCTTAAATTTAGACTTCTCAGAGAACATGGATATCATACATCCTCAG AGGTTTTCAAGTGTTTTATGGAAAATGGAAAATTGAAGGAATGTCTTGGTGAAGATGTGAAAGGAATTTTGAATTTATACGAGGCCTCTTACTACTCCATTGAAGGAGAGTCGCTCATGGAGGAGGCTTACCGCTTCACAAGCAAAATCCTTACAGAGTGCGCCAAGTCTATTGATGATTCAGATCTTGCCATGCAAGTTACACATGCTTTGGAACTTCCACTCCAATGGAGAATCCCAAGATTTGAAGCGAGGTGGTACATGGATATTTATGGAAGAAGTAGCGCAATGATGCCAGCAGTACTAAAATTTGCCCAGTTTGACTTTAACATTGTGCAAGGTTTAAACCAGGAAGAACTTAAAGATGTGTCAAG GTGGTGGAATAAAACAGGTCTTGGACATAAGCTTGACTTCATAAGAGATAGGTTGGCAACATCTTTCCTCTGGGCTGTGGGAATTTCTAGAAGACCTGAACACCGATATTTCAGAATACAAATGGCTAAAGTGATACAGCTTATTACAACATTAGATGATGTTTATGATGTTTTTGCAACTTTGGATGAACTCGAAGTCTTCACAAGTGTAATCGAGAG ATGGGACATAAATTCAATGACAGAGCTTCCACACTACATGAAGATTTGCTTCATGACCCTTTACAATCTTGTCAATGAGATCGCGTACGATATACTCATGGAGCAGAACATTGATGTTCTACCACAACTAAGAAAATCG GCTCGGTGGTTTCACGGTGGATACAAGCCTACATTCGACGAATTCTTGAGCAATGGACTTGTGAGTATAACGGGGCCTATCATAGCAATTCAGACTTATATTTTCACATCAAATCCAATCAGGAAAGAAGATATGGAATTTATTGAAGGCCTTCCAGATGTCCTGCGCCTGGCATCAGAAATTTTTCGACTATCTGACGACTTTGGAACTTCTTCG AATGAGTTAAAAAGAGGAGATGTTCCGAAATCCATACAGTGCTACATGATGGATACAGGTGTTTCAGAAGAAGTTGCACGTGAACACATGATTAATTTGATGAAGAAAAAATGGGCAGCAGTGATGAAGCATCGGTTAGCAGATGGTATTCCTCTGGATTGGTCATTTGTCGAGATTTTATTGAATCTGGTTCGAACAGCACATTGCATGTACAATGGCGGAGATGATGGCCATGGAGTTGAAGATGGTTTAACCAAAGATAGGATTTCTTTGCTGTTTAAAGAGCCTATCCCTTGTATGCAGGAAACTCTTATTGGGAATGATAGATAA
- the LOC141671136 gene encoding terpene synthase 10-like isoform X1, whose amino-acid sequence MALASSSQILCCNFGRYIPVNPTQKKGFKTVIRSFPCRTRVSVSQEPIVRRSGDYKPCIWDYNFLQSLKSDYAGEGSHARASELKQDVDMIFKNVADPLAQLELIDHLQRLGLGHHFEGEIEQTLERIYNSDLAKNNDLQEKNLQTTALKFRLLREHGYHTSSEVFKCFMENGKLKECLGEDVKGILNLYEASYYSIEGESLMEEAYRFTSKILTECAKSIDDSDLAMQVTHALELPLQWRIPRFEARWYMDIYGRSSAMMPAVLKFAQFDFNIVQGLNQEELKDVSRWWNKTGLGHKLDFIRDRLATSFLWAVGISRRPEHRYFRIQMAKVIQLITTLDDVYDVFATLDELEVFTSVIERWDINSMTELPHYMKICFMTLYNLVNEIAYDILMEQNIDVLPQLRKSWTDLLKSYLVEARWFHGGYKPTFDEFLSNGLVSITGPIIAIQTYIFTSNPIRKEDMEFIEGLPDVLRLASEIFRLSDDFGTSSNELKRGDVPKSIQCYMMDTGVSEEVAREHMINLMKKKWAAVMKHRLADGIPLDWSFVEILLNLVRTAHCMYNGGDDGHGVEDGLTKDRISLLFKEPIPCMQETLIGNDR is encoded by the exons ATGGCTCTTGCATCCTCTTCTCAGATTCTGTGTTGCAACTTTGGGAGATATATCCCAGTAAACCCTACACAAAAAAAGGGCTTCAAGACTGTTATCAGATCATTCCCTTGCAGAACAAGGGTTTCTGTGTCCCAAGAGCCTATAGTTCGGCGATCAGGAGATTACAAACCTTGCATTTGGGACTACAATTTTCTTCAGTCTTTGAAAAGTGACTATGCG GGGGAAGGATCCCATGCACGAGCTTCAGAATTAAAACaagatgtggacatgatatttaAAAATGTAGCTGATCCATTAGCTCAACTGGAGCTAATTGATCACTTGCAAAGACTGGGATTAGGTCATCATTTCGAAGGAGAAATAGAACAAACCTTGGAAAGAATATATAATAGTGATCTTGCAAAGAACAATGACTTGCAGGAAAAGAATTTGCAAACTACTGCTCTTAAATTTAGACTTCTCAGAGAACATGGATATCATACATCCTCAG AGGTTTTCAAGTGTTTTATGGAAAATGGAAAATTGAAGGAATGTCTTGGTGAAGATGTGAAAGGAATTTTGAATTTATACGAGGCCTCTTACTACTCCATTGAAGGAGAGTCGCTCATGGAGGAGGCTTACCGCTTCACAAGCAAAATCCTTACAGAGTGCGCCAAGTCTATTGATGATTCAGATCTTGCCATGCAAGTTACACATGCTTTGGAACTTCCACTCCAATGGAGAATCCCAAGATTTGAAGCGAGGTGGTACATGGATATTTATGGAAGAAGTAGCGCAATGATGCCAGCAGTACTAAAATTTGCCCAGTTTGACTTTAACATTGTGCAAGGTTTAAACCAGGAAGAACTTAAAGATGTGTCAAG GTGGTGGAATAAAACAGGTCTTGGACATAAGCTTGACTTCATAAGAGATAGGTTGGCAACATCTTTCCTCTGGGCTGTGGGAATTTCTAGAAGACCTGAACACCGATATTTCAGAATACAAATGGCTAAAGTGATACAGCTTATTACAACATTAGATGATGTTTATGATGTTTTTGCAACTTTGGATGAACTCGAAGTCTTCACAAGTGTAATCGAGAG ATGGGACATAAATTCAATGACAGAGCTTCCACACTACATGAAGATTTGCTTCATGACCCTTTACAATCTTGTCAATGAGATCGCGTACGATATACTCATGGAGCAGAACATTGATGTTCTACCACAACTAAGAAAATCG TGGActgatttgttgaaatcttacTTGGTGGAGGCTCGGTGGTTTCACGGTGGATACAAGCCTACATTCGACGAATTCTTGAGCAATGGACTTGTGAGTATAACGGGGCCTATCATAGCAATTCAGACTTATATTTTCACATCAAATCCAATCAGGAAAGAAGATATGGAATTTATTGAAGGCCTTCCAGATGTCCTGCGCCTGGCATCAGAAATTTTTCGACTATCTGACGACTTTGGAACTTCTTCG AATGAGTTAAAAAGAGGAGATGTTCCGAAATCCATACAGTGCTACATGATGGATACAGGTGTTTCAGAAGAAGTTGCACGTGAACACATGATTAATTTGATGAAGAAAAAATGGGCAGCAGTGATGAAGCATCGGTTAGCAGATGGTATTCCTCTGGATTGGTCATTTGTCGAGATTTTATTGAATCTGGTTCGAACAGCACATTGCATGTACAATGGCGGAGATGATGGCCATGGAGTTGAAGATGGTTTAACCAAAGATAGGATTTCTTTGCTGTTTAAAGAGCCTATCCCTTGTATGCAGGAAACTCTTATTGGGAATGATAGATAA